From the genome of Saccharomyces paradoxus strain CBS432 chromosome XII sequence:
TACGGGTCTTCCAAGGTCGTTTGCTGTGTTGTCATTATTAATCTGATGACAATGTCATGGAATGCCTGCTTTATATCAAAAAACTCTGTTAGTACTGAGGAGACTGATGACATAGCATGGACTAAAAATTCTTCGCTTTCCAAATCCAATAGGATACTTGGAGTCTTAatcagatttttcaaattgatgaaaatcGATAAATCTAGATTCTCTAATATCTCCAATAATAAAACGTTCTGATTTATCTGTTCGTATGTGCTTGAATTTATTTCCAAATTCCTAATTCTGCTTTTTGGTTTACTTATAATTTTCAAGTGCTCACCCGTAGCATTATTTAACTTCTCAAATATTTGGctggattttttcttcattgtaTTCAATGTATCGACAGTTAatggatattttttctttctcttcgAAACTCTTGCTCTTGAAAAGGTTCTGTTATGAGAAGGACGGTTGAAAGGTGTAAAAATTGAACCAGATGCAGCACTGCTTGCTTTTAAATCGGCTTGAGAATTTGTTTCTGAATTTGCGCTGTAGCCTGAGGCGGAAGCAATGGCATCCGCCATCTTTGGTGGAATTCTTGATATCGAggaatttttggaagatgaagcGGTCACTTCATTGGATGGCAcagctttattttttgacGCGTTACCATATTCGTCCGTAATAAAAGTCGAAAATGGATTTGTCCAAGAACCACCGCTAAACGaacctttaaaaaatcttggGAGTAACTGCGGTAAAGTATTATCGTCTGAAAAAACCGAACTCTGCAGCACAAAATAAAGTAATTGGACATGCCTTAAGAATTTAGAGAATTCCACGTCAACCATTTCGTAAGTTGACTTCACCGACTTGTAATTTTTGTTAGATGGAGAAAAATCTTCCAAAGTAGAATTTTGCAATGACGTCCTTGGTGTTGCTACAGAATTAATACTATTTCTTGGACCTGAAAGTGAAAAGTTCTCCATATCATTCTCATTGACTGTACTGAATGATGATCTCATTGGAGTTAAAGTATCCGTTGTACTGGTACTTACATTACGTTTACCGGATAATGGAACAGAAACTAGATCATGCACATTATCTACTTCGATTTTGCCGTCATCTCCGTCTATTCTAGAACCATTATTATCCTGATTatcgttttctttatcattaattgtatccatttttttcctgtgAAAGGCTGAATCGAAATACAAATGAGAATTGATACTTATCCTTGACAATGAGGAAATAAGGCCtttgaaaatcttcttgatttctttaCTGCAACTTTTGGCTTTTATTTCATGTTGCATTAGCCTACAGCCTAACTGTGTGAAGACTATCGAATCTGATATCAAATCAAAGTATTTCGTAAAATTTAGACGATTCTTTTTGAGGAACATCTTGTGAGCCGTTTTAGCATAGTAAACTGTTAAGTCCTGTAATTCTGACCACAATTTTATGTCTCTTGAATAGTGATAAAAGATATCACTCTTGGCCAGTATAGAAGAGCGATTTGGGGAAACCCTTGACTGAATATTTTGCGTTAAATCTGGAGCAGATAAAGAATTTAATGATGAAGGACCAGCCTCATTGAATtcgtttttgttgttttcgtcattatcatcatcatcattattattgttattattgccATCATTTCCCTTCCAATCCTGTTTTTCTATTAGAGGGCTCGATCTATTTTGTTCACTTTCCAATTGTTTCGATCTTGTAGAATTGTCCTCGATGCTTGCATTTTTGCGTAGATCTCTAGTGTATAGGTTGATAAGATGATCATTAGGCGGGAAGTTTGGTTCGCTATCACAAATGTCATTGGATTCCATAATTGAATTAGAGATCAAGGGCAATTCTGAACAATATATATCAAGTTCtttattataatataccaATTTGTAATCTGACGTTTTCGTTATCAGTGGTATGGGGGACCAAGTTGAAGCAATATTCGAATGTATGCCGTTAATAATCATCTCTATCTCTTCCAAAGGTAATATTTTAATAGTTTCTTCAGGTATTGGTGGGGGATCTGCTTTCTCACCCGAAGTTTGCATATTGGTGTCACCGATATTCATAGCTGTGTTTGTACCCGTTTCAGTTGGTCCATCTGCACTCTTTGTCATTTCCTCGGAGAGACTGGTGTTAGAATTAAAGTTCGAAGATCCAGGGGTTACATGAGAAGCATCGTTTGGGGCTGAAAAGGTAGAATTATTCATCGATACGACATTATTGTGACCGGAACCTGTTTCTACATTGTGAGCGTTTGCTAAAGACGCTGATAAAGTAGAACTTCCTCTTCTGCTCTTGCTCGAATTTCTGGGCACATGTAAATATGCACTATTGCCTAAGCTATTTAAGCTACTGCGCCTCGAGCTTTTACTGGAactatattttttcatcggATGACTGTGCTTTCTGAGATGACTGTCCCTTAAGGGTCGACCAAAGTTTTGAGGAAACCAGCCTCTATTAACTTTCCCATTACTGTCGTCAATAACTAATCCGTCCCACCACCCAGATGAGTTTTTATTAAGTATATAAATGGTTTCCCCTTGTTGCACAGACAAAAGTTGCGAAGAActgtctttttttatggGATAATTAAAATCATAAGCAGCAACAACTATTCCAATTGGACGAATACTGGTCAACTCACCTGTCGAGggggaagaagaaagagaagctGACGATGGGTCTGTGTTTGTAGTGGTGGAGGTATTTGAGGAAGAGCTGATCGATGGTGTTTGGGAAGCATTACCACTCTCTCTTGTGGAGTTTGTGTTGGGAATAGACGTGTTAGTATCGGACATGATACAACTATCCAATATCCACcttgtttttttcgttttatttttagtgTTGattcgaagaaaaatgtggctctttttattcaatttctttccgaagaagaaactgtCTATCTAATTAAAGGAATTGCTTCACGGCCGCCAAGTCACTATAACTGTCTTCGCCGTATTGATGATACAGCTTTCTCTATAATTTTTGAgcttatttttctattttatttttcttccaagtCTCTGTCGAAGATCCGTCTCCCGCGATGTTAAAAAGGCGCTTTAGCAAATTACATAATAACCTGGAGATGATTGACGATATTGACCGCTCAACTCTTTTGTACCCAATATAAcaccaaaaaatatttaactCATAAAAAGCTTCGAAGAATATGTAAGTATAGTAGTATGGATCTAACTgagtaaaagaaaaagaaattacaaaacaaaaaaaaaaagggataAATAGCATACGTTGAGAAAGTAATAAAATAGAGATAAAGATGCGTCTTTTCtattctcaattttttaaaaaaaggaagtgtaaaaatttgaaggaGATAGCTGACACTCCGCCTAAgcaattatttttttttcttttgctaATTTCATTCTCCATGTTGGGTTATGGAAGATCTAGTGTTTGCATTTAGAATAactctttttcttgcattCTGACATCGCTTTATATATCCTCGAATATCGAAACTTCAATCCAAACTGTTTTAGCTGCTTGATGAACCAGTTAGTATCTTTGCGAACtttaaattgaaaaatgcgGAATGGTTTTATTGAATCAAAACGAAGCTTGCGTATCTGCAATTTGGACCTTGACCAATACTgctttgtttttttacagGAATGATCGAAAAACCTTCCAACATGTGGAGAAAattgtttatatttatcATGAAACAGCATGAAGAGCCTTTTCCAACGGATTTTCTGTTCTTTATGCAATATCctcaaattttcttgggtGGATCTGAAAGCATTCTTGAGAAATGCATGTAACTTAATTCTTCCCCCGTTTATTTTGTTAATTCTCTTATGCCAACCGTCTTTCATTCGAGCTTTTGTTGTATACCAAAGAATAACTAGGTCAGTCTTGTATCTTTTCCAGCCCATGAGGTCATCATCCTTTAATGGGTATGCAATATGATTGTCAAAATCGACGTAGTACTTTCCTGAAGGAGCCCACTGACTTAGAGAGTCACTTGTTGAATCATGAGATTTTTTATCAACGAAATCGATGTTGTCGTACAAcagttttctttcattattaCGTAATGACTGTTGCGATTTAAAACCTGCCAACATATCACCAGTTAGGGAATATTCGAGGGCTAGATATGAAAAAGTCATGGAAATCAACGAAGACAACATGATAACATGCCACATCTTCAATTTAACCGACTTGCTCTTGCCTTTATCCGTGATATGATCCATTCGTGGGCTAGAATTTCTTATCATACTATCCTTCAGTTTCGACCCCTCCAAACTTGGCAATACTTTTCCGCCAATCTTAGAGCCGGACAAGGTGTCGAACGACTCTGAAATAGTGGGACCTCTAGTTTCGTCAGTATTGGCTCCAGCATTACTAAATCCATCAGATGTTCTAAAATCGTAAATACGATTCATCTGCGCAGACTCTTCACTGCTAGTGTTTGATAGGACATCTGCATCGAAGTCCTCGTCCTCCTCTCCTGCGAAGGAGCTTTCATGCAAACTATCCAAAGATATTTCCGATTTCGATGActcctcttcctcttctctCCCTTTACGTAATCTACGTAATCTAACTACATTCCAATGATCGTCTTCTTCCGACATTTTAGGTTCGACAGCTCGATCGTTCTACTAGTCTTTATTATCGTTACTGATTGTTACTTTGCTACTGTGTTTGTTACTTTATACCTGAACAGTAGCTGCTAAACTTTTGttttaaataaagaaaaaaggtttGGCCAGTAACCTGCATATATTTGACCAGCTGTGATGATATACTCCGACTAATAATATCTCCCAATGCCCCATCTCATCGTGTGTAGATCAATTTTTATGGCTTGATCCTGGTACCTTGATAAGCAACTGTCGCACAAAGGGGTTACCGCAAAATGGACGGATGGGCCGGGGGTAAGCCGGGGTAGGGGGTCCGGAGTGTTGACTGCCAACTCCACCCAGACAAACCGTGCAGAGACCGTCGCAGGACCCCGCCAAACGGCGAGAGCAGATATGCAGCAATAACAGACCTAACAGTAAACCTGATGGGATGATAGACCCTAAAGATTTCTGATTATATGACCTAGGAAATTATTCAACTTCGACCTAGTAGGTGGgtccttgaaaaaaaaaaacttagGGTTCATTATCGAACCTTATGCTCTGGGAAGCGTTGGAAAACTTGCATACAGTAAGAACAAGAGCGAGAGATAAAACTGTAACAGTAGGTGGAAAGTGCAGAGTAGGAAAGCTCGGAAACACGCAGAATAGCATGATGTTGATATCGCGTTCCTTACGGAGACCCATTGCTGCTTTGAACTGCAATTTACAGAGCGTTAGAACAGTCATATACCTTCATAAGGGTCCAAGAATTAATGGTTTGAGACGAGATCCAGAGTCGTATTTGAGAAACCCCAGCGGTGTACTCTTTACTGAAGTCCAAGAAAAGGAATGCCAAGACAAGGTCAGATCCATACTGCAATTGCCCAAGTACGGAATAGACTTATCAAACGAACTTATTTTGCAGTGTTTAACACATAAGTCGTTCGCACACGGGTCAAAGCCATACAACGAAAAACTGAATCTACTAGGAGCACAGTTTTTGAAATTACAGACATGCATCCATTCGTTAAAAAATGGTTCGCCGGTCGAAAGTCGCGAGAATGGGCAACTTTCTTTGCAGTTCAGCAATCTGGGAACGAAATTTGC
Proteins encoded in this window:
- the ATG39 gene encoding Atg39p (similar to YLR312C) produces the protein MSEEDDHWNVVRLRRLRKGREEEEESSKSEISLDSLHESSFAGEEDEDFDADVLSNTSSEESAQMNRIYDFRTSDGFSNAGANTDETRGPTISESFDTLSGSKIGGKVLPSLEGSKLKDSMIRNSSPRMDHITDKGKSKSVKLKMWHVIMLSSLISMTFSYLALEYSLTGDMLAGFKSQQSLRNNERKLLYDNIDFVDKKSHDSTSDSLSQWAPSGKYYVDFDNHIAYPLKDDDLMGWKRYKTDLVILWYTTKARMKDGWHKRINKINGGRIKLHAFLKNAFRSTQENLRILHKEQKIRWKRLFMLFHDKYKQFSPHVGRFFDHSCKKTKQYWSRSKLQIRKLRFDSIKPFRIFQFKVRKDTNWFIKQLKQFGLKFRYSRIYKAMSECKKKSYSKCKH
- the CDC25 gene encoding Ras family guanine nucleotide exchange factor CDC25 (Membrane bound guanine nucleotide exchange factor~similar to YLR310C), with amino-acid sequence MSDTNTSIPNTNSTRESGNASQTPSISSSSNTSTTTNTDPSSASLSSSPSTGELTSIRPIGIVVAAYDFNYPIKKDSSSQLLSVQQGETIYILNKNSSGWWDGLVIDDSNGKVNRGWFPQNFGRPLRDSHLRKHSHPMKKYSSSKSSRRSSLNSLGNSAYLHVPRNSSKSRRGSSTLSASLANAHNVETGSGHNNVVSMNNSTFSAPNDASHVTPGSSNFNSNTSLSEEMTKSADGPTETGTNTAMNIGDTNMQTSGEKADPPPIPEETIKILPLEEIEMIINGIHSNIASTWSPIPLITKTSDYKLVYYNKELDIYCSELPLISNSIMESNDICDSEPNFPPNDHLINLYTRDLRKNASIEDNSTRSKQLESEQNRSSPLIEKQDWKGNDGNNNNNNDDDDNDENNKNEFNEAGPSSLNSLSAPDLTQNIQSRVSPNRSSILAKSDIFYHYSRDIKLWSELQDLTVYYAKTAHKMFLKKNRLNFTKYFDLISDSIVFTQLGCRLMQHEIKAKSCSKEIKKIFKGLISSLSRISINSHLYFDSAFHRKKMDTINDKENDNQDNNGSRIDGDDGKIEVDNVHDLVSVPLSGKRNVSTSTTDTLTPMRSSFSTVNENDMENFSLSGPRNSINSVATPRTSLQNSTLEDFSPSNKNYKSVKSTYEMVDVEFSKFLRHVQLLYFVLQSSVFSDDNTLPQLLPRFFKGSFSGGSWTNPFSTFITDEYGNASKNKAVPSNEVTASSSKNSSISRIPPKMADAIASASGYSANSETNSQADLKASSAASGSIFTPFNRPSHNRTFSRARVSKRKKKYPLTVDTLNTMKKKSSQIFEKLNNATGEHLKIISKPKSRIRNLEINSSTYEQINQNVLLLEILENLDLSIFINLKNLIKTPSILLDLESEEFLVHAMSSVSSVLTEFFDIKQAFHDIVIRLIMTTQQTTLEDPYLFSSMRSNLPVGHHEPFKNIANTPLVKGPFHKKNDQLALSLFHVLVSQDVEFNNLEFLNNSDDFKDACEKYVEISNLACIIVDQLIEERENLLNYAARMMKNNLTAELLKGEQEKWFDIYSEDYSDEDSENDEAVIDDELGSEEYIERKAANIEKNLPWFLTSDYESSLVYDSRGKIRGGTKEALIEHLTSHELVDAAFNVTMLITFRSILTAREFFYALIYRYNLYPPEGLSYDDYNIWIEKKSNPIKCRVVNIMRTFLTQYWTRNYYEPGIPLILNFAKMVVSEKIPGAEDLLQKINEKLINENEKETMDPKQQDSVSVVVPTTKRENKSPIHMSSSSLPSSASSAFFRLKKLKLLDIDPYTYATQLTVLEHDLYLRITMFECLDRAWGTKYCNMGGSPNITKFIANANTLTNFVSHTIVKQTDVKTRSKLTQYFVTVAQHCKELNNFSSMTAIVSALYSSPIYRLKKTWDLVSTESKDLLKNLNNLMDSKRNFVKYRELLRSVTDVACVPFFGVYLSDLTFTYVGNPDFLHNSTNIINFSKRTKIANIVEEIISFKRFHYKLKRLDDIQTVIEASLENVPHIEKQYQLSLQVEPRSANTKGSAHSSSASGTKTAKFLSEFTDDKNGNFLKLGKKKPPSRLFR
- the MRPL15 gene encoding mitochondrial 54S ribosomal protein mL57 (similar to YLR312W), encoding MLWEALENLHTVRTRARDKTVTVGGKCRVGKLGNTQNSMMLISRSLRRPIAALNCNLQSVRTVIYLHKGPRINGLRRDPESYLRNPSGVLFTEVQEKECQDKVRSILQLPKYGIDLSNELILQCLTHKSFAHGSKPYNEKLNLLGAQFLKLQTCIHSLKNGSPVESRENGQLSLQFSNLGTKFAKELTSKNTACAFIKSHNLSPFIFWKMRDPIKDGHINGETTIFASVLNAFIGAILSTNGSEKASEFIKGSLLDKEDLHSLVSIANENVASAKTRISDKEKTAPL